Below is a genomic region from Panthera tigris isolate Pti1 chromosome E1, P.tigris_Pti1_mat1.1, whole genome shotgun sequence.
ggtgttgagtttgataagttatttgtagattttggatactaaccctttatctgatatgtcatttgcaaatatcttctcccattctgtcgattgccttttagttttcctgattatttcctttgctgtgcagaagctttttattttgatgaggtcccagtagtttatttttgttttgtttcccttgcctccagagacgtgtttagtaagaagttgttgcgggcaagatcaaagaggttttttgagagagagagagacagagtgcgagtggggtatgggcagagagggagagagacacagaatctgacacagactccaggctctgagctgtcagcacagagcccaatgtggggctcaaacacatgaacgacgagatcatgacctgagccaaagtcggacacttaactgactgagccacccaggtgccccatgatatgAGTATGTTAAACAATCGTTGCTTGTGATTTGAATACAGATGGATGGTGTTTTGGGACATAACTTTGCTAGTGTTTAAGAGTGAGTCTATAGTTATATCAAAGTCTAGTTTTGGAACTCAGTTGCTCCATTTACTTTGCTGTGTGATTTTGGCCAAActgcttaacctttctgagcccaGCTGGAGTTTACTCTTGTATCAAATGAGGATATTAACAGTACTTAAACCGTAGTGTCATTGTGGGGATCAAATGGACACTGCATAAAAGCATTCAACCTAGAATAGTCTCAAATATGTTAGTAATTGTTATTAAGAAACCTtgatttaggggcacttgggtggctcagttggttaagcacccaactcttgattttggctcatgtcatgatctcacagtgacattgagctctgcatcaggctctgtgctaatagcacggagcctgcttgggattcactctctccatctctctctctctctgtctctctgtctctcaaaaataaataaataaataaattctaaaaaactttttaaaaaaaccttgaTTTCTATGCATTATGCACTATGAATACTTTTGCCATAATATCTATTGCCATAATAAATTTTTCTGTAGTATGTACATTATGATTTGATTTAGGAAACATTCTTAATTCTAACAATCTGGAGATGTGGCTTCAGTGTAAAGCAGAGTATCTCTGTGCTCACTCCCCTTCCATCTTTTCCAATTTCCCTTCGTTTTACATCTGCCTAGTTTTTGTCTTTTGACCAGTGATTCCAACTTCCCAGATAAACCAAACCAAATTCAATGTCAGTTTTCTTTCCAAAgaccatctttattatttctccagGCTGAACACATCCCTGAACAATACACATATGTCAGTCTGGTGGCTTTGGTGCCACTTCTGCCTAGAATAAACTATGACAGTCACCGAAGGGGGGATGCTGAAGATATCTTGGGATCTCTCAGAGCAAACAGTCCCAAACAGAGTAtgacattgaaaataaataacaaaaattaaataatataaataagttgAAATTTAAGTTAAAAGAGTTCCAGAGTGTGGCTGTTTGGCAACAACCAGCCCACATGAGAGTTAGATGTGGAGGTTACAGCAGTGTTTCCAAGGCTTGGACCTCTGCTCCCTGGTCAGCCAACTGAGTTTCACTGGGTTCTCAAAGCTTCCAGGCCATTCAGGCACTCAGCTCCAAGTCAGTCACATATTCCTGGACCCAGGCTTCACTGGGGTCAGCACAGACCTGCCGGCCTCTTCTGGTTTGAAAGCTGTGGAGGGAGGTAGAAGGATTATATACTGAGGGATCCAGCAGGAGGATCTTGGGCCCAGTGTGGTCCCTCATCCCACTCTCTGTCCTGGGCAGCTCAGGGCATGACCCCTTCCCAGGAACCCTCTGCCTACCTCAGTCCAGAGATCTGCTCTCACTGactcagcacccccacccccaggggatCCCAATGACCacctcctttttccctcccttccttctgggcTGGGTTAACCCTCCCTGACTTTGCAAGACCCTGGCTGGGTCAGGTCACACTTCTGAGACCTGGGTCCTACATACTTATTGGCTGCAGAGGGCTGAGCCATTCCAGGATGGCACTTCTGGCCAGTCTATGCCCTTGGGTGCTGCCCCTACTCCAgaccctccctgtctccccagaggtgggcaggaggaCTGGCACTACTTACATAACCCCTGGCTTGGAGCATTGGCTGCTGGTCTCAAAGTAGTCGGCTATGAACTTGCGTGGAATCTGCTTGGAGACATAGGAGAAGCAGCAGGCAGTTGGGGTGTCAGCACCAActgtgggggaagagagagaacaagcctgGATCACGGTTCCGAAGGGAAAGTGAGATCTGAGATTGGATCCCTTGAGATCGGAGGAAAACAGCTTTGCTCAGGGTGTGGGCTGGGGGACAGGGTCACTGGCAGGCACTGGGCATCTTTGCCTAGAAATACTCCTGCCTCTGTCCTGGTTTCTGTCTGTATCCTTCTTTCTCCTTGACTCTTTGTTGTGGGCTCTGTTTCTCGATGTGATCCAGACATCCAAACAGACTGCCCTCTTATCTCATCTCCCTCCAGAAATTTTGCCTGGTTCAAGAAGTTATCCCCCAGCTAAAGAGAAACTTTGGACATCTCTCATATGACGTCCAAGGGACAGAACTCCGGGGGACCTAGGGTGAATGAAGGGAAGAATGACCCCCACCCTGGGAGGTCACCAGATTGGATCTCGCCTCTTGCAAACTTATTTGTCTAGGTCCCTAttttgccatctgtaaaatggaactggAACTCCCCTATTCCACAGCTAAGACCCctttaataaagatgaaaataaaagtctTGAAGAGAAAGGCATGATGTTTGGTAGCCCTTTGAGAAGTTCTCTATTTTCTCTTGGGGGCTCTTAAGGTCACAAGACAGAAATAGATGTGGTCCAACTGTGAGGACCGAGAATGGGGACAGCTGCAGCAGCAACACAGACTTACATGGTGCAGAGAAGACCTGACTGCAGAGGGCCATGGTGCAGAGGAGGATGGCGAGGGCAGCCCCAGGGACCTTCATGATGCTTAGTAGAAGATGGGGTGTGGCTCCTTTGTCTGCAGAGATGGATCTGGGTGCTCACTGCTGCCTGCGTCCTTCTGGAGGGTGAAGCCATCTCCCCCGTTCTTTATAGGCAGCCCTGGTGAAAGGGGAAATGGAATCCGGGGGTGGAGAGGGAAATTTTTAAGCACAGTGGTGTTGTCACGCTGAGTGTTGCACAAGTCAGGGTCCCGGGAGACCACAGGGGTTCAGGATATCCAAGAATAGCTTCTCTGAGCTATAAGTTTCAGCCTGCAACTCATGACCTATTCTGGTTTCTTGTGAGGAAATGGTTCCTCTCACCCCCCAACAACCATGAGCAGGAGGAGAGGGCTGTGTGTTGACCCAAGGCTATTCTTAGCAGGTCCCTTCCCATAAGAACTGATCTATATGTGAACTCTCCAGCCCTATCCTTCCCACACAGTTGAAACTTCTGTGCTTCCTCAGCTGCTCTGACTGCACGGTGCGGCAGAGGGCGGCACATGCCTCTCTTGGATGCAGGGAACTGCACTGAGGAATTCTCGCTAGGGAACTAGGAAGCATGAGGTCTTTCTCCAATGCCTGCAAAGTCATCAGACAGTCACTGAGTGACTAGAGGCACTGGGTTAACACTAGAAGAGGATCAGAAAGCTATATTAGATGTGGGTGTTAATATGTCAGGAGCCTAAAAAAATTTAGACCCGGTAACCTAGGAAATGTATTTCTAGAAAGAgttctaaaaaaacaaacccaaacacgGAGGCATTTTGAAACATAAAGATATCTGGCTAAGCATCATTTAGGattctaaaagaagaaaacctaaatTTTCCTCTATTAGGGAATGATAAAGTAAATGCTAGGTTGTTTCTTATTAAGTCCTTAAGCTGAATGAAGTGAAATAGCGTAAATATAACATCAGAAAAATTGTACAAGATGAAGAgttatgcaaatatatgtatatacgtatatccACATgtatatgacaaatattttaaccatatatatatatatatataggttatatatGTAAACACTAggcatggaaaaaataaaaagattgagaatAAATGCCCCAAAGTATCAATAGTAGTTATATTTGTGTCTATGGTCTATAGgtgattaattttcttttgttttcccctttttctggaattttttttttcatttcttttaaaaagaaagtgtattaCCTTCCTGGTCAGCCTATCAATTTatgaacacattttgttttaaaacatttaccacATCACCATTTGGAAAGTAAGTTGTTATCGATTGtctaatttgaaagaaaattttgataTACTAAAGTTTCTGTCCAATGGCCTTTGTTAAAGTGAAGTCTTGATTTCCATATCTCTGAACTATTTTAAGGAATCTGTgtgatatttacataaataatgtCAAATTCAAACAGCTTTCTTATTCTTTCCAATTCATAATGTTAGTCATGTGAAAGGGTCGAGTTTCTCAACCAGATCTctatattttttctatcttttattattttattattatataattaataaatgtaactcaaattttataatgagaaatatttagttatttttttaattaaaataatttttttttaagagagagagcaccaggaGGAGGGAGTTATGAAGGCTTCACAGAAGAGATGGAACTTTGCTTGGGTCTTTAAAGGTACACAGGATTTAAACATATACGAATGAGGTGGCAATAGAAGCCAGCTGGTGCAGTCACAGGTGTGGGCTTGCTGGTTCAGAGGGAAAAGTGAGTGGTTCAGTGTAGCTGCTGTGTGGTGGAGCAAATATGGACAATGAAGCTAAACTGGGGTCAAACCAGGAGGGCTCTGAAGTCCCCCAAAAGGGACTAGAACAGGGGGGAAAGAGGATATAAGCAAAGCGAGATCACACCATAGGAATTCTGTCCTTCCTGTGTCTGTAAAGTTCCTGTTCTTAAAACACATGGTCTCTCTTTTTATCCTATCGCTACTATCGCTAATGCTCGTCCTGAGAAAGGCAAAGGCAAGATCAAGGACAATGGCAGGTTTCCCTGGGGCTTCAGCTTCTAAGTGTCTTCACTTGTTACTGTCAATTCCAAAAAAGGAGTCTATCACTTGTCTCATTGGAAACTCTAGACCACAGACAGTGCCTctgcctcaccccaccccatctACCCCAGTCCTCAGTCGAAACCCTGAATTGCACTGCTTCATTCACTTCTTGGGGAACCCCCTTCAAACTTGTGACTCAGTTTCTGAGCATTGGATTCTATGAGTTGGGAGGgccagaaaaaggaaatggaaactgcTGAATCAACCACTTTCCTGATAATGGGCCTTACTATTCACCTCTATAATTGTAGCACTCACCCCATTGCATTATActtatttatgtaattttctcTCCAAATATTTAGaccattttaaagaattttttttaatgttttttgtttatttttgagacagagagagacagagcatgaagggggaggggcagagagagagggagacacagaatcggaagcaggctccaggctctgagccatcagcccagagcccgatgcagggctcgaactcacagactgcgagatcgtgacctgagccgaagttggacgcttaatcgactgagccacccaggcgccccaacatttagaCCATTTTAAACTGAATTCATGTCACATCTTGTTGGTTAATTTAAACCAAATGGTAGCCCATGATAATTATAACATGATGAATTATCTGTCTATTCCttatacttttgttctttttaataaaggTACTTTACTGAATACAAAATTTTCTCTTAGTGTTGATATATTTGTAAGATTTTCCATATCAACCCCCAAATCAGAAAATAACCATTCGTCATATGTGCCTTTACTGGATTGGAAAATAATATACTTGTATACAAAGTATGTGCTTAATAcgcatttgttgaacaaataataTAAGGGGGCCTTTGGATGGTTGAATTGGTTGAAAGGGTCTTAGAAATTTCCTAGGGGGTAATTTGATGTCTCCAGGTGAAAtgactttcccaagatcacacagatgGAATTGGTCAGTTTTATATTTCACTGTCATTTAGCAAGGTATCTCCAATGATAAccacaatgcctgacacacacTGGAGCTtaatatttggtgaataaatgaataatttggtgaatgaatgatttGACTGACAGTGTGTGCTATGTCCAAAGTCCCGCTATGGAGCTGAAATactaaaggaaggaaataatcagaaaggTCATGGTGTTGAGGGATTGATCTTTGGTGGAACACCCAAAATTTCTGAGATGGTGGGGACAGAAAGTAGCTAGCAGTCAGCATGGTGGATCCTTCGATCTGGAGGGGCTTACCTGGTGTCCTAGATTTCTGGCTCATTCTAGTCTCTTGGAGGCCCTACCCCAGTTCAGCAGAGCATCCCAGCCACAGGTACAGGGAATCCTGGCTGAACAATTCATGTTCTGTAACATCACTGCCATGTCCTGCTCTGCTTACCTCCTCACTGCTTCCCATGCCCTGGCCCTGCTGCATTGGTTTCCTTCCAGTTTCTGGCTCTGTGGCTCTGCTTCCCTGGGCATCAGTCTCAGCTTGCTCTCTTCAGCAGCAGGGGCTCCATGGGTGGGTTCACTGGTAAGGATGAATTGTTTGACCCAGTCTTGGCTCCCTTTTTTCAGGTGTGGCCCCACCTTTTATGTAGGCAGAAGCTATATCCCCGGGGACCCCTTCTAGCATCCTAGAGAGACAACGTCTCATTGATGTAGCCCCTTGTTTCTGCAGCCAGACCATTTGCGGTCTTGAGAtcttcttgtcatttttttctggccATTTTGTGTGTGCAGTAGATCAAGGCATACCTCTTAGTATTGGATTCGATCCATCCCCATCCCTCTACTCCCCCTTTTATATTGTCCACTCAGTAAAAAGTATCCTCACCTCCTGAACttccaagccagaaacctgggaatcacctttgcctcctccctcctcctcatttGCATCTGTTCAATCACTGACTCTTATATTGGAAATGAAGTATATCTGCTTCTCACTGTTCCTACTGCCACTGTCTTAGGTCAGGCCCTCATCATTTCTTGCCATGACAGCTGCAAGAGTGTCCTGTCAActgttttttcttccagttttgccTCTCTTTAATCTGTCCCATCATGTGGCATCCGAAGTGATTTTCCTAAAGCTCAAatcatctctatctatctctgttGAAAGTACTTCAAATACACTGCATTATTTCCAGCATGAAACAGAAGCTTCTCCTCTGTGACCtgacccctgcctccctctttggtcTGTCTCTTGCCACCTTCAGATTTCCTGAAAACTTAGGCTCCACCCTCTGAACTGCATGCAATTCCTTAAAAGTGCaggcctctcctctgctttctaTGAATGAGGTGTCACCTTGTCCTGGGAAGTCACAGGACAGAGTGAAATCCTGTAAGTATGGGTACATCCCATCACAGCTGTGGAGATTAACAGTTACAGCAAATAAGGAAAGCCACTATTTAATTAATTCCCTTGATTTGCTAAGGAAAAGAGGAACCCATGGATTCCACTGTTCATAGACATGCAGAATGTAAAACTGAAAGACATTTTACATCATAATAACAGAACtttggtttttaaacttttaaggtAAATTTATAATAAGCACATTTCCCTTATGCTCTGGAGGCAGACCTCCTTGGTATCATTTCTAAATCTGACATGTATTATCTGTGTGTTCTTCTGTAGGTTActtacctctctgtgcttcatgtatgaaaggggataataatagtatctatttcAGAGGACCCCTGAAGGACTTAGAATATGACTGACTCATGTAAGTGTTATGTAAGTGTTAGTTACTATTAtcattctctgaaatattttagttaatttatttcatataataaaaaaaaagcacaggtcTCTTGTTCTTTGCCTGATGAACCCCCACCCTACACTCTTTGCCTGGGTAatcatccttcagatctcagctagATTTATAATAGAGAAAAGTTAGAACAACCTGAATGGGCTGACCTAAGTAACAGAAtggttaattataaaaatgttaataaaattttggtatatacatgcaatgaaaTATCATGCATGCTAATTTTGAAtaacttttgtgtttttaatgacATGGAAGAataaaagtggggtgcctgggtgaccttggttgaccatctgactcctaatttcagctcaggtcatgatcacagggttatgggatcaagccccacattgggctcttctcTGGGCATGAGGCCttcttatgattctctctctctctctctctctctctctctctctctctctctttctctacccctctctcctgctgcagctttctttctaaaaaaaaatatagagtaACAAAAATCAGATATATTAGTTCAAGAAAGAATATTACgtaataatagtaaaatacaaaatcatgTTCAGAATGCTGGGtacttttagttttcttatttatgcCTTCTTATATTCTTAGTGactatatatatttcctattaa
It encodes:
- the LOC102959181 gene encoding C-C motif chemokine 3, whose translation is MKVPGAALAILLCTMALCSQVFSAPFGADTPTACCFSYVSKQIPRKFIADYFETSSQCSKPGVIFQTRRGRQVCADPSEAWVQEYVTDLELSA